The nucleotide window AACCCCCCGTGCTGTTCGATGTCCGGACCCGCACCGAATTCGACGTCAGCCACCTGCCGGGTGCGCAGCATCTGGATCCGAAGGCCCCGGTGGAGCGGTGGATTTCGGCGCTGCCGCCCGGCCGGCCGGTGGTGCTGTATTGCGCGGTGGGCTATCGCTCGGCGGATTGCGCTGCGCGGCTGATCCGCGCCGGAGTGACCCACGTGATCAACCTGGAGGGTTCCCTGTTTCAGTGGGCGAATGAGGGACGCCCCCTGGAGGCGGGGGGGCGCCCGGCGTGC belongs to Verrucomicrobiia bacterium and includes:
- a CDS encoding rhodanese-like domain-containing protein — protein: MTLRRAMGVFVKGSLGLLSIWLSPPGQAAVEGLERMKALVHERFPEVPHLTPTELAAWLADAGRQPPVLFDVRTRTEFDVSHLPGAQHLDPKAPVERWISALPPGRPVVLYCAVGYRSADCAARLIRAGVTHVINLEGSLFQWANEGRPLEAGGRPACRVHPYSNRFGKLLRPELRAPATARSS